One genomic segment of Cygnus olor isolate bCygOlo1 chromosome 20, bCygOlo1.pri.v2, whole genome shotgun sequence includes these proteins:
- the LOC121058059 gene encoding uncharacterized protein LOC121058059: protein MEHHKKWNEKRTSQKMERMDPEVHPDSSCSLQKCWPRRDSSPGRGQQHAVTSGAFFFQHFHLAAHFPVQQPLCPHACDGTTTQHIRTEIRSRSDTAKPTHTTPSYTDFPLDLTRPGLLHTQQVLQTAPRYPKRAVSVPARCDPEHHARATWGRRRGCSCLRACSCGCENEQLLSKAAKCQSHFLSMKTGAELKSIAGTKGSYQDALAVGTSSGSIWMSYERKPKFQQGLQHPKRGTSLAAGSSVSVAERNIITAWGSSAWCSPQVKHHPWAGPEVKWQTPSSSIHSHESCSFNNSECCHKHCIIYA, encoded by the coding sequence ATGGAACATCACAAAAAATGGAACGAAAAAAGGACATCACAAAAAATGGAACGAATGGATCCTGAAGTCCACCCAgattcctcctgcagcctccagaAATGCTGGCCCAGGAGGGACAGTTCCCCGGGCAGAGGTCAGCAGCACGCCGTGACCTCTGGCGCCTTCTTCTTCCAGCATTTCCACCTCGCTGCCCACTTCCCTGTTCAACAACCGCTCTGTCCGCACGCCTGCGATGGCACAACAACCCAACACATCCGCACGGAGATTCGCTCCCGTTCCGACACAGCCAAACCCACCCACACAACCCCTTCCTACACGGATTTCCCCCTCGATCTCACACGACCAGGCCTCCTGCACACTCAGCAGGTACTACAGACTGCACCACGCTACCCAAAACGCGCCGTGTCCGTCCCTGCAAGATGTGATCCCGAGCATCACGCGAGGGCAACATGGGGAAGGCGGCGAGGATGCTCGTGCCTAAGAGCCTGCAGCTGCGGTTGTGAAAACGAGCAACTTCTGAGCAAAGCAGCTAAGTGCCAATCCCATTTTTTGTCCATGAAGACGGGTGCTGAACTAAAAAGCATTGCTGGGACTAAAGGGAGCTACCAGGATGCGTTGGCAGTGGGTACGAGTTCGGGAAGCATCTGGATGAGTTACGAGAGGAAGCCCAAGTTCCAGCAGGGACTTCAGCACCCAAAGCGTGGCACATCCCTGGCGGCTGGTAGCTCAGTGTCAGTTGCAGAAAGGAACATCATCACTGCTTGGGGAAGCTCTGCTTGGTGCTCACCTCAAGTGAAACATCACCCATGGGCCGGACCCGAGGTGAAGTGGCAAACTCCTTCTTCTTCAATTCATAGCCATGAATCTTGTTCCTTCAACAACAGCGAGTGCTGTCACAAGCATTGCATCATCTATGCTTaa